One window from the genome of Entelurus aequoreus isolate RoL-2023_Sb linkage group LG04, RoL_Eaeq_v1.1, whole genome shotgun sequence encodes:
- the LOC133648203 gene encoding protocadherin gamma-A11-like → MICTLFGIFLLYSAYGDMSFSFPEEMRRGSVIGNLAKDLGLEASNLYARKARINTVGSSTRYCDLNMKSGELIVADRIDREDLCGDKPSCVLKHEVMLQNPLELHQINLHIQDINDNSPMFDDDLINLEISESAIKGARFVIEEGHDADIGQNSVQQYSLRKNDNFVLAVSGNTIELVLDKELDREKQNEMNLLLTALDGGSPQRSGTVVIHVTVLDANDNVPVFSQAVYKASLPENSPPDTIVINVSATDADEGVNGEVSYDFGHVSEYVEKLFSIDRKVGAIKVIGNVDYESTTSYEIRLKAKDGLGLSSNAKVIISITDVNDNSPVIHLESLSNPVPENVSPGTEVGIINVQDRDSEKNGQVRCFITQNVPFKLIHSIKNYYSLVTTGQLDRELVADYNITISATDEGSPPLSSSKSLHLSVADINDNPPVFEEQSYSAYVSENNKAGSTLCSVSARDPDWRQNGTVIYSLLAAEVNDAPVSSYVSVNGDTGVIHAVRSFDYEHLRSFKVHVMARDNGSPPLSSNVSVSVFISDVNDNSPQILYPSPEGNSFMTELVPKAAHGGSVVSKVIAVDADSGQNAWLSYHIVKSTDPGLFTIGLHSGEIRTQRDISESDSMKQNLIVAVKDNGQPPLSATCSMYLLISDNLAEVPELKDISYEEKNSKLTSYLIIALVSVSTFFLTFIIIVLGVRFCRRRKPRLLFDGAVAIPSAYLPPNYADVDGTGTLRSTYNYDAYLTTGSRTSDFKFVSSYNDNTLPADQTLRKSPSDFDEMFGDTQGSPEV, encoded by the coding sequence ATGATTTGCACCCTTTTCGGCATCTTTTTGTTGTATTCTGCATATGGAGACATGAGCTTTTCCTTTCCTGAGGAGATGAGACGAGGATCTGTTATTGGGAATTTAGCCAAGGATCTCGGACTGGAGGCAAGCAATCTGTACGCAAGAAAAGCCCGCATTAACACGGTGGGGAGCAGTACACGTTATTGTGATTTAAACATGAAAAGCGGAGAGCTGATTGTCGCCGACAGGATTGACCGAGAGGATCTTTGTGGAGACAAGCCTTCGTGTGTCCTAAAACATGAGGTCATGCTGCAGAATCCTCTGGAGCTTCATCAAATTAATCTGCATATTCAAGATATCAATGATAACTCGCCAATGTTTGATGATGACTTGATTAATTTAGAGATAAGTGAGTCAGCCATCAAAGGAGCTCGTTTTGTGATAGAAGAGGGGCACGATGCAGACATAGGACAAAATTCGGTTCAACAATACAGCCTAAGAAAGAATGATAATTTTGTTCTTGCTGTCAGTGGTAACACAATAGAATTAGTTCTTGATAAAGAACTTGACCGTGAAAAACAAAATGAGATGAATTTGCTTCTCACAGCTTTAGATGGCGGCTCTCCTCAGAGATCAGGTACAGTAGTCATACACGTCACTGTGCTGGATGCTAATGATAATGTACCAGTGTTCAGCCAAGCTGTTTATAAAGCCAGTCTGCCTGAAAACTCTCCTCCTGATACAATAGTGATTAATGTTAGTGCTACTGATGCTGATGAAGGAGTGAATGGAGAAGTGAGTTATGATTTCGGACATGTTTCAGAATATGTGGAAAAATTATTCAGTATTGATCGTAAAGTGGGTGCAATAAAAGTAATTGGAAATGTTGATTATGAATCAACTACATCATATGAAATTCGTTTGAAAGCCAAAGATGGACTAGGACTGTCATCTAATGCCAAGGTAATAATTTCAATCACCGATGTAAATGACAACTCTCCTGTAATACATTTAGAATCACTGTCTAATCCAGTACCAGAGAATGTGTCACCTGGTACAGAGGTGGGCATCATTAATGTTCAGGACAGAGACTCTGAAAAGAACGGACAAGTCCGCTGCTTCATTACACAAAATGTCCCCTTTAAGTTAATTCATTCTATTAAAAACTATTATTCTCTGGTGACTACTGGACAACTAGACCGTGAACTAGTGGCTGATTACAACATTACAATCAGTGCCACTGACGAGGGCTCTCCTCCTCTGTCCTCCTCTAAAAGTCTTCACTTATCTGTAGCAGACATCAACGACAACCCACCTGTGTTTGAGGAACAGTCCTACAGCGCATATGTGAGTGAAAATAACAAAGCTGGCTCCACTTTATGTTCTGTTAGTGCTCGAGACCCCGACTGGAGACAGAATGGTACCGTGATTTATTCTCTGTTAGCTGCTGAGGTGAACGATGCCCCGGTGTCCTCCTATGTATCTGTTAACGGAGACACAGGTGTGATCCACGCTGTCAGATCATTTGATTATGAACACCTGAGGAGTTTTAAAGTCCACGTCATGGCCAGAGACAACGGTTCTCCTCCGCTGAGCAGCAACGTGAGCGTCAGTGTGTTCATATCGGATGTGAATGACAACTCTCCTCAGATACTGTACCCCTCCCCAGAGGGTAACTCCTTCATGACCGAGCTGGTCCCCAAAGCTGCACACGGAGGCTCTGTGGTGTCCAAAGTGATAGCGGTGGACGCAGACTCCGGACAGAACGCCTGGCTGTCCTATCATATAGTCAAGTCCACTGATCCTGGACTTTTCACCATTGGTCTCCACAGTGGAGAGATCAGGACCCAGCGGGACATTTCTGAATCTGACAGCATGAAACAGaacctgattgtggcagtgaaaGATAACGGACAGCCCCCTCTCTCTGCCACCTGCtccatgtatttacttatttcgGATAATTTGGCTGAAGTGCCAGAACTGAAGGACATTTCTTATGAGGAGAAGAATTCCAAACTGACGTCTTATCTGATCATCGCGCTGGTGTCTGTGTCCACCTTCTTTCTGACCTTCATCATCATCGTCCTGGGTGTGAGGTTTTGTCGCAGGAGAAAGCCCAGACTGTTGTTTGATGGAGCAGTTGCCATCCCCAGCGCGTATCTGCCTCCTAATTACGCAGATGTTGACGGCACAGGAACTTTACGCAGCACCTACAACTATGACGCCTACTTGACAACAGGTTCTAGAACCAGTGACTTTAAGTTTGTGTCTTCTTACAATGACAACACGCTGCCTGCTGACCAGACTCTGAGGAAAAGTCCTTCTGACTTTGATGAGATGTTTGGAGACACTCAAGGCTCCCCTGAGGTATGA
- the LOC133648197 gene encoding protocadherin gamma-A11-like, whose translation MFLTMELRCKQFMICTFYTLFLLHSAYGDVSFSFPEEMRRGSVIGNLAKDLGLEASNLYARKARINMVGGGKPYCDLNMKSGELIVADRIDREDLCGDKPSCVLKHEVVLQNPLELHRINLHIQDINDNSPMFDDDLINLEISESAFKGARFVIEEGHDADIGQNSVQQYSLRKNDNFVLAVSGNTIELVLDKELDREKQNEMNLLLTALDGGSPQRSGTVVIHVTVLDANDNVPVFSQAVYKASLPENSPPDTIVINVSATDADEGVNGEVSYDFGHVSENVEKLFSIDRKVGAIKVIGNVDYESTTSYEIRLKAKDGLGLSTNAKVIISITDVNDNAPVIHLESLSNPVPENVSPGTEVGIINVQDRDSEKNGQVRCSITQNVPFKLIPSIKNYYSLVTTGQLDRELVSDYNITISATDEGSPPLSSSKSLHLSVADINDNPPVFEEQSYSAYVSENNKAGYTLCSVSARDPDWRQNGTVIYSLLAAEVNGAPVSSYVSVNGDTGVIHAVRSFDYEHLRSFKVHVMARDNGSPPLSSNVSVSVFISDVNDNSPQILYPSPEGNSFMTELVPKAAHGGSVVSKVIAVDADSGQNAWLSYHIVKSTNPGLFTIGLHSGEIRTQRDISESDSMKQNLIVAVKDNGQPPLSATCSMYLLISDNLAEVPELKDISYEEKNSKLTSYLIIALVSVSTFFLTFIIIVLGVRFCRRRKPRLLFDGAVAIPSAYLPPNYADVDGTGTLRSTYNYDAYLTTGSRTSDFKFVSSYNDNTLPADQTLRKSPSDFDEMFGDTQGSPEV comes from the coding sequence ATGTTTTTAACAATGGAATTAAGGTGCAAACAGTTTATGATTTGCACCTTTTACACCCTCTTTTTGTTGCATTCTGCATATGGAGACGTGAGCTTTTCCTTTCCTGAGGAGATGAGACGAGGATCTGTTATTGGGAATTTAGCCAAGGATCTCGGACTGGAGGCAAGCAATCTGTACGCAAGAAAAGCCCGCATTAACATGGTGGGGGGCGGAAAACCTTATTGTGATCTAAACATGAAAAGTGGAGAGCTGATTGTCGCCGACAGGATTGACCGAGAGGATCTTTGTGGAGACAAGCCTTCATGTGTCCTAAAACATGAGGTCGTGCTGCAGAATCCTCTGGAGCTTCATCGAATTAATCTGCATATTCAAGATATCAATGATAACTCGCCAATGTTTGATGATGACTTGATTAATTTAGAGATAAGTGAGTCAGCCTTCAAAGGAGCTCGTTTTGTGATAGAAGAGGGGCACGATGCAGATATAGGACAAAATTCAGTTCAACAATACAGCCTAAGAAAGAATGATAATTTTGTTCTTGCTGTCAGTGGTAACACTATAGAATTAGTTCTTGATAAAGAACTTGACCGTGAAAAACAAAATGAGATGAATTTGCTTCTCACAGCTTTAGATGGCGGCTCTCCTCAGAGATCAGGTACAGTAGTCATACACGTCACTGTGCTGGATGCTAATGATAATGTACCAGTGTTCAGCCAAGCTGTTTATAAAGCCAGTCTGCCTGAAAACTCTCCTCCTGATACAATAGTGATTAATGTTAGTGCTACTGATGCTGATGAAGGAGTGAATGGAGAAGTGAGTTATGATTTTGGACATGTTTCAGAAAATGTGGAAAAGTTGTTCAGTATTGATCGTAAAGTGGGTGCAATAAAAGTAATTGGAAATGTTGATTATGAATCAACAACATCATATGAAATTCGTTTGAAAGCCAAAGACGGATTAGGACTGTCTACTAATGCCAAGGTGATCATTTCAATCACTGATGTAAATGACAACGCTCCTGTAATACATTTAGAATCACTGTCTAATCCAGTACCAGAGAATGTGTCACCTGGTACAGAGGTGGGCATCATTAATGTTCAGGACAGAGACTCTGAGAAGAACGGACAAGTCCGCTGCTCCATTACACAAAATGTCCCCTTTAAGTTAATTCCTTCTATTAAAAACTATTATTCTCTGGTGACTACTGGACAACTGGACCGTGAACTAGTGTCTGATTACAACATTACAATCAGTGCCACTGACGAGGGCTCTCCTCCTCTGTCCTCCTCTAAAAGTCTTCACTTATCTGTAGCAGACATCAACGACAACCCACCTGTGTTTGAGGAACAGTCCTACAGCGCATATGTGAGTGAAAATAACAAAGCTGGCTACACTTTATGTTCCGTTAGTGCTCGAGACCCCGATTGGAGACAGAACGGTACCGTGATTTATTCTCTGTTAGCCGCTGAGGTGAACGGTGCCCCGGTGTCCTCCTATGTGTCTGTTAACGGAGACACAGGTGTGATCCACGCTGTCAGATCATTTGATTACGAACACTTGAGGAGTTTTAAAGTCCACGTCATGGCCAGAGACAACGGTTCTCCTCCGCTGAGCAGCAACGTGAGCGTCAGTGTGTTCATATCGGATGTGAATGACAACTCTCCTCAGATACTGTACCCCTCCCCAGAGGGTAACTCCTTCATGACAGAGCTGGTCCCCAAAGCTGCACACGGAGGCTCTGTGGTGTCCAAAGTGATAGCGGTGGACGCAGACTCCGGACAGAACGCCTGGCTGTCCTATCATATAGTCAAGTCCACTAATCCGGGACTTTTCACCATTGGTCTCCACAGTGGAGAGATCAGGACCCAGCGGGACATTTCTGAATCTGACAGCATGAAACAGaacctgattgtggcagtgaaaGATAACGGACAGCCCCCTCTCTCTGCCACCTGCtccatgtatttacttatttctgATAACTTGGCTGAGGTGCCAGAACTGAAGGACATTTCTTATGAGGAGAAGAATTCCAAACTGACGTCTTATCTGATCATCGCGCTGGTGTCTGTGTCCACCTTCTTTCTGACCTTCATCATCATCGTCCTGGGTGTGAGGTTTTGTCGCAGGAGAAAGCCCAGACTGTTGTTTGATGGAGCAGTTGCCATCCCCAGCGCGTATCTGCCTCCTAATTACGCAGATGTTGACGGCACAGGAACTTTACGCAGCACCTACAACTATGACGCCTACTTGACAACAGGTTCTAGAACCAGTGACTTTAAGTTTGTGTCTTCTTACAATGACAACACGCTGCCTGCTGACCAGACTCTGAGGAAAAGTCCTTCTGACTTTGATGAGATGTTTGGAGACACTCAAGGCTCCCCTGAGGTATGA